In one window of Bos taurus isolate L1 Dominette 01449 registration number 42190680 breed Hereford chromosome 15, ARS-UCD2.0, whole genome shotgun sequence DNA:
- the TP53I11 gene encoding tumor protein p53-inducible protein 11, translating to MAAKQPPPLMKKHSQTDLVSRLKTRKILGVGGEDDDGEVHRSKISQVLGNEIKFAVREPLGLRVWQFVSAVLFSGIAIMALAFPDQLYDAVFDGAQVTSKTPIRLYGGALLSISLIMWNALYTAEKVIIRWTLLTEACYFSVQFLVVTATLAETGLASQGILLLLASRLLFVAISVYYYYQVGRKPKKV from the exons ATGGCAGCCAAGCAGCCCCCACCTCTCATGAAGAAACACAGCCAGACGGACCTCGTGAGCCGCCTGAAGACCCGCAAGATCCTCGGTGTGGGAGGAGAGGACGACGACGGGGAGGTCCACCGCTCCAAG ATCAGCCAGGTCTTAGGCAATGAGATCAAGTTTGCTGTTCGAGAGCCTTTGGGGCTCAG AGTCTGGCAGTTTGTCTCTGCTGTGCTCTTCTCCGGCATTGCCATCATG GCCCTTGCCTTTCCTGACCAGCTCTACGATGCGGTCTTCGATGGAGCGCAGGTGACCAGTAAGACCCCCATCCGCCTCTATGGCGGTGCCCTCCTCA GCATCTCCCTGATCATGTGGAATGCTCTCTACACGGCTGAGAAGGTCATCATCCGATGGACTCTGCTCACTGAAGCCTGCTACTTCTCGGTCCAGTTCTTGG TGGTCACTGCCACGCTAGCCGAGACAGGGCTCGCGTCTCAGgggatcctgctgctgctggccaGCCGCCTCCTTTTTGTCGCCATCAGCGTTTACTACTATTACCAAGTCGGCCGAAAACCCAAGAAGGTGTAG